The following is a genomic window from Mya arenaria isolate MELC-2E11 chromosome 4, ASM2691426v1.
cgaaaacacagtttcaagtcacgcaattttctattttcactttgtaaacaatcaatcgttcagctcatacattcaataacttttttgtaaaggcctctagaaacataggttaaaaaaccgagagacgcttacacgtgtggtctccgggtaggcctatttatattgcgagaaaggtgatataacttacttaccaggtgaaaatacatccttgaaacaccgaaattcctttcaacgccgccattttattcggcttcacacaatttccctcacttaaaattcggcgaaCACATTACACGTTGGACTCCCTGAATACGAGTAATTCAAAATGAGCTCATATATAGGTGTGCCACAAAATGGATATTTGAATTAATCATCCCTCAAATAGAACCAAAACATACTGCTAAAACACAGTGGTAAGATATCCCGATGCGCCTTATCTGAGACTCAACACCACTGCCTTGGTAAACtgaactgaaaatataaaaatgtataagacAGGGTTCAGAAATGACGTATTCAACAAAACATCTACAGACAcccagaaagaaaaaaatgacaattttaaaatggatgtttattttatcccgtcaattgaccaatttaatacaaatgagGACGTACAATTGTACACACTCGTGTATGCCTAATATTACCTTTATAATCTTATAccgtatatataataaaatgcatacacTTGCAACGTATATACTTGCTAATTGCTGAACACGTATTTCAGCTACGTGGACTACATACAGGTGATGGCGTACGACTTCCACGGTCCATGGAGTCAGGTGACGAGCTTCTCATCCCCACTCTACTCGCGAGGATCCAACATCCGTTTCAACCAGCAATACAGCCAGGTCAGTTGTtctttatgtaaatatataatgtgtgtTCAGTGAATGTTTATCCCATTGTCGTATAGCTCAACATTACCAGAAAAAGCAAGTTTCTGCCAGGTGAAATAGTATGTGTTTGTAACGCAAACGGGCATACCGCGAATTACCGCAATGTCGAACGGAAGTAAAGTTCTTTACCCGCTTGGCACTCATCATTGACAATCGTACACAGAACATTACCATGGCATGTTCCATTTATAGCAATGGGCGATAGATCGGTGGATATCTGGCGGGGCTCCACGTAACAAGCTCGTGCTGGGACTGACTGGGATCGCCACCACCTTCACCTTAGCCAATATAACGGACGCCGGGGTCGGAGCCGCAGTAACGGGGGCGGGAAAGACCGGACCCTACCTGGGACACGAGGGGCACGCAACCTACTATAGGGTAACAAAACTTCAGGTGTTacagataaataaaaacatacaaataattaacCGACTGCACATTCATGTCTGTTATTACTACAAAAAGATACGTTTTGTAGAAATTGTTTACACACAAGACATTCAAATGCTGTCGTTGTCATTATAATGCTTTAATAGGTATGTGAGCTGATTCGGAATGGGGCCGTTTACCGTTTTGACGAGGAACAAAAGATGTCGTATGTCGTTTTGGAAGACCAGTGGGCTGGCTACCCCACGCCCAAGAGTATGAAGGAAAAGGTACAGCTATACGTTCGAATACATTTTGTGATGATAAATACGCCCTGTTGTTAAGAATTCCCAAACACTGGAGCttcatttgatataatttgttcGCGTGGTTTTTCAGGTTCGGTTTGCGCACAGTCGGGGCCTGGCGGGGACCATGTTTTGGTCTCTTGAGGTGGACGACTTCAAGGGTACGTATTGCAATGCCGGACAGTTCCCGCTCCTCACTGCCGTCTACGACACTATTCAGGAAATGGCGCCCTACGCCTCAGGCCAGTTTACAGTACAGACCACGGAAAGACCTCCAATCACTACTGTTGACTTCAGACTGCAccacaagacaaacaaaaacgGAATTAATTTCTACGATATGGTAGACTCTGCCCAGATATCCAGCCTCAATTTTCTTTTACTTATTTCCTGTTTGTGTGTGTACAACATAT
Proteins encoded in this region:
- the LOC128230177 gene encoding acidic mammalian chitinase-like isoform X1, whose translation is MCQLLSVILILIVLTGCFSIVLGDFSGNKLKNFCYFTNWSPSLANFEARFDVENINATLCSHLIYAFANMDVVDLKLVKSEIGDDNGSLTNKQGRYFEFNKLKIRHSELVTLLSIGGANGKGWFQVVASETSMQTFAKNVAIFLRDRDFDGIDLDWEYPLELYRNKFTQLLQVFRREFENEAMQTSKPRLLVSIAVGVSEDTISKSYNIPEISSYVDYIQVMAYDFHGPWSQVTSFSSPLYSRGSNIRFNQQYSQQWAIDRWISGGAPRNKLVLGLTGIATTFTLANITDAGVGAAVTGAGKTGPYLGHEGHATYYRVCELIRNGAVYRFDEEQKMSYVVLEDQWAGYPTPKSMKEKVRFAHSRGLAGTMFWSLEVDDFKGTYCNAGQFPLLTAVYDTIQEMAPYASGQFTVQTTERPPITTVDFRLHHKTNKNGINFYDMVDSAQISSLNFLLLISCLCVYNIFSYGRHFR
- the LOC128230177 gene encoding acidic mammalian chitinase-like isoform X2; the protein is MDVVDLKLVKSEIGDDNGSLTNKQGRYFEFNKLKIRHSELVTLLSIGGANGKGWFQVVASETSMQTFAKNVAIFLRDRDFDGIDLDWEYPLELYRNKFTQLLQVFRREFENEAMQTSKPRLLVSIAVGVSEDTISKSYNIPEISSYVDYIQVMAYDFHGPWSQVTSFSSPLYSRGSNIRFNQQYSQQWAIDRWISGGAPRNKLVLGLTGIATTFTLANITDAGVGAAVTGAGKTGPYLGHEGHATYYRVCELIRNGAVYRFDEEQKMSYVVLEDQWAGYPTPKSMKEKVRFAHSRGLAGTMFWSLEVDDFKGTYCNAGQFPLLTAVYDTIQEMAPYASGQFTVQTTERPPITTVDFRLHHKTNKNGINFYDMVDSAQISSLNFLLLISCLCVYNIFSYGRHFR